In Rhizobium sp. ZPR4, a genomic segment contains:
- the cmk gene encoding (d)CMP kinase yields MIIAIDGPAAAGKGTLARRIAEAYGYHHLDTGLTYRATAKALLDAGLPLDDETVAEAMAHKVDLARLDRTILSRHEIGEAASKIAVMPAVRRALVEAQQRFAGKKPGAVLDGRDIGTVVCPEAPVKFYVTASAEVRAKRRYEEIVDAGGSADYDAIFEDVKRRDERDMGRTDSPLKPAEDAYLLDTSEMSIEAAFQTAKSIIDAALSRNA; encoded by the coding sequence ATGATCATCGCCATCGACGGACCAGCGGCCGCCGGCAAGGGAACTCTGGCACGTCGGATCGCCGAGGCCTATGGCTACCATCATCTCGATACCGGCCTCACCTACCGCGCCACCGCCAAGGCCCTGCTCGACGCCGGATTACCGCTTGATGATGAAACCGTTGCCGAGGCGATGGCGCACAAGGTCGATCTCGCCAGGCTCGACCGGACTATCCTCTCCCGGCACGAAATCGGCGAAGCTGCCTCGAAGATCGCCGTCATGCCGGCCGTGCGCCGGGCGTTGGTCGAGGCACAGCAGCGTTTTGCCGGTAAGAAGCCGGGCGCCGTGCTCGACGGCCGTGATATCGGCACCGTCGTCTGTCCGGAAGCGCCGGTGAAATTCTATGTGACGGCTTCGGCCGAAGTCCGGGCGAAGCGGCGCTACGAGGAAATCGTCGACGCTGGCGGTAGCGCCGATTACGACGCCATTTTCGAAGATGTGAAGCGGCGCGACGAGCGCGATATGGGCCGCACCGATAGCCCTTTGAAACCAGCTGAAGACGCATACTTGCTAGATACCTCAGAAATGAGTATAGAAGCGGCGTTTCAGACGGCAAAATCGATCATCGACGCCGCTCTGAGCCGAAATGCCTGA
- a CDS encoding MerR family transcriptional regulator yields the protein MSSIEPERYPVRYKVAEAARLAGVSASTLRLWESQGLVVPSRSETGHRQYSAEDVARLKRISWFRAERGLNPAAIREALETEEGTAGLENGEQLASSDIGRRLRSLRHAAGKTLEQVAADMGVTSSTLSTLERTSQGVSFKTLHDLADYYGTTVSRLSGEQREDVPALIRSGEWRAWPATTPGVTVQLLAEGRTMMDCHRFVLAPGAASEGAYRHEGEEFIHVLAGRLELVLDSDQFFDLLPGDSLYFESRRYHSWRNRHDGETILLWINTPPTF from the coding sequence ATGAGCAGCATCGAGCCCGAGCGCTACCCCGTGCGCTACAAGGTGGCAGAGGCAGCACGTCTGGCTGGCGTATCGGCCTCCACCCTTCGCCTATGGGAAAGCCAGGGGCTAGTGGTCCCCTCCCGTTCCGAGACCGGACATCGCCAATACAGTGCCGAGGACGTGGCGCGGCTGAAGCGCATTTCCTGGTTCCGCGCCGAGCGCGGCCTCAATCCGGCAGCGATTCGCGAGGCGCTCGAGACGGAGGAAGGGACTGCCGGTCTCGAAAATGGTGAGCAACTGGCTTCCTCGGATATCGGCCGCAGGCTCCGCTCGCTGCGCCATGCCGCGGGCAAGACGCTGGAGCAGGTCGCAGCCGACATGGGCGTGACGTCGTCGACGCTGTCGACCCTGGAACGCACCTCTCAAGGCGTCAGCTTCAAGACCCTCCACGATCTGGCGGATTACTACGGCACGACGGTGTCGCGCCTGTCGGGCGAGCAGCGCGAAGATGTCCCCGCGCTCATCCGCTCTGGCGAATGGCGTGCCTGGCCGGCGACGACGCCGGGCGTCACCGTGCAATTGCTTGCCGAAGGCAGGACGATGATGGATTGCCATCGCTTCGTTCTTGCTCCGGGTGCTGCGAGCGAGGGTGCCTATCGCCATGAGGGTGAAGAATTCATCCATGTGCTTGCCGGGCGGCTGGAGCTGGTGCTCGACAGCGATCAGTTCTTCGATCTGCTGCCCGGCGATTCCCTCTATTTCGAAAGCCGCCGCTATCACTCCTGGCGCAACCGCCATGATGGCGAGACCATATTGCTCTGGATCAATACGCCGCCGACTTTTTGA
- a CDS encoding TIGR02300 family protein, producing the protein MAKAELGTKRTDPDTGKKFYDLNRDPVVSPYTGKSWPLSFFEETSASKEVPEEDEVAEVDTENTEVELVSLEDADEAASGDDIPDMGDDDVEIGDDDDDTFLEADEDEDDDDMSDIIGVTGDEDDV; encoded by the coding sequence GTGGCGAAAGCGGAACTTGGAACAAAACGTACCGATCCCGATACCGGCAAGAAGTTCTATGACCTGAACCGGGATCCGGTGGTCTCGCCCTATACCGGCAAGTCCTGGCCCTTGTCCTTCTTCGAAGAAACCTCCGCTTCCAAGGAAGTTCCGGAAGAGGACGAAGTGGCCGAAGTCGATACCGAAAACACGGAAGTCGAACTGGTATCGCTCGAAGATGCCGACGAGGCCGCAAGCGGCGACGACATTCCGGACATGGGCGATGACGATGTCGAAATCGGCGACGATGACGACGACACCTTCCTCGAAGCCGACGAAGATGAAGACGATGACGACATGAGCGACATCATCGGCGTCACCGGCGACGAAGACGACGTCTGA
- a CDS encoding NAD-dependent succinate-semialdehyde dehydrogenase has product MSFTTAMTKHVPFSSRFLRAAGYINGAWTAGEATKTFDVINPATGEVLASLPDMGAAETTAAIDAAHIAQAAWAARPAKERATTLRKWFDLMIANADELAAILTAEMGKPLPEARGEILYAASYVEWYAEEAKRIYGETIPAPSNDKRMVVIKQPVGVVGTITPWNFPAAMIARKIAPALAVGCTVVSKPAEQTPLTAIALAVLAEEAGIPAGVLNIIVGVDGPAIGRELCGNAKVRKISFTGSTEVGRILMRQCADQIKKVSLELGGNAPFIVFDDADLDAAVEGAMASKYRNAGQTCVCANRIYVQSSVYDAFAAKLAAKVGELSVGDGFKPGVTVGPLIDEQGVAKAEDHVRDAVSKGARVAFGGKRIEGAGTFFAPTILTGVDRSMKVAREETFGPVAPLFRFDTVEDVIAQANDTEFGLAAYFFAGDLKKVWRVAEALEYGMVGINTGLMSSETAPFGGIKQSGLGREGSRHGADDYLEMKYLCIGNL; this is encoded by the coding sequence ATGTCCTTTACAACAGCAATGACCAAGCATGTGCCTTTCTCCTCGCGCTTCCTGCGCGCCGCCGGTTATATCAACGGCGCCTGGACGGCCGGCGAGGCAACGAAGACATTCGACGTCATCAATCCCGCCACCGGCGAAGTGCTCGCCTCGCTGCCCGATATGGGAGCTGCCGAGACGACCGCAGCGATCGATGCCGCCCATATCGCCCAGGCCGCCTGGGCCGCCCGCCCGGCCAAGGAACGGGCCACAACCTTACGCAAATGGTTCGACCTCATGATCGCCAATGCCGATGAGCTGGCGGCGATCCTGACCGCTGAAATGGGCAAGCCGCTGCCGGAAGCCAGAGGTGAGATCCTCTACGCCGCCTCCTATGTCGAATGGTACGCGGAAGAGGCCAAGCGTATCTACGGCGAGACCATCCCCGCCCCCTCCAACGACAAGCGCATGGTCGTCATCAAGCAGCCGGTCGGCGTCGTCGGCACGATCACGCCCTGGAATTTCCCGGCCGCGATGATCGCCCGCAAGATCGCGCCGGCGCTGGCTGTCGGTTGCACCGTCGTTTCGAAGCCCGCCGAACAGACGCCGCTGACGGCGATTGCGCTTGCCGTTCTCGCGGAAGAAGCAGGCATCCCGGCCGGCGTTCTCAATATCATCGTCGGTGTAGACGGCCCGGCGATCGGTCGCGAACTCTGCGGCAATGCCAAGGTGCGCAAGATCAGCTTCACCGGATCGACCGAAGTCGGTCGCATCTTGATGCGCCAGTGTGCCGACCAGATCAAGAAGGTCAGCCTCGAACTCGGCGGTAACGCGCCTTTCATCGTTTTCGACGACGCCGATCTCGATGCCGCCGTCGAAGGGGCGATGGCTTCGAAGTACCGCAACGCCGGCCAGACATGCGTCTGCGCCAATCGCATCTATGTGCAGTCGAGTGTCTATGACGCCTTTGCCGCCAAGCTTGCCGCCAAGGTGGGCGAACTTTCCGTCGGCGACGGCTTCAAGCCGGGCGTGACTGTCGGACCGCTGATCGACGAACAGGGTGTCGCCAAGGCCGAAGACCACGTTCGTGACGCCGTCTCCAAGGGTGCTCGCGTTGCCTTTGGCGGCAAGCGCATCGAAGGTGCCGGCACATTCTTCGCGCCGACCATCCTGACGGGCGTCGACCGCAGCATGAAGGTTGCCCGCGAGGAAACCTTCGGCCCCGTTGCGCCACTCTTCCGCTTCGACACGGTCGAAGATGTCATCGCCCAGGCGAACGACACCGAATTCGGTCTCGCCGCCTATTTCTTCGCCGGCGACCTGAAGAAGGTCTGGCGCGTGGCGGAAGCGCTGGAATACGGCATGGTCGGCATCAATACCGGATTGATGTCGTCGGAAACGGCTCCCTTCGGCGGCATCAAGCAATCCGGCCTCGGCCGCGAAGGCTCGCGCCACGGCGCCGACGACTATCTGGAAATGAAGTATCTTTGCATCGGCAATCTATAG
- a CDS encoding 4-aminobutyrate--2-oxoglutarate transaminase, whose protein sequence is MTLTERKNAAISRGVGMTTQIYADRAENAEIWDKEGNRYIDFASGIAVVNTGHRHPRVIAAVKEQLDRFTHTCHQVVPYENYVHLAERLNAIVPGDFAKKTIFVTTGAEAVENAVKIARAATGRSAIIAFGGGFHGRTFMGMALTGKVAPYKIGFGPMPGDVFHAPFPVPLHGVSVEQSLATLKKLFAADVDPQRVAAIILEPVQGEGGFYPAPAAFMKALREICDQHGILLIADEVQTGFARTGKMFAMDHHEVSADLVTMAKSLAGGFPLAAVTGRAEVMDAPGPGGLGGTYGGNPLGIAAAHAVLDVIAEEGLCDRANQLGSRLKQRLESLRDKVPEIADIRGPGFMNAVEFNDATTKLPSADFANKVRLIALDKGLILLTCGVHGNVIRFLSPLTIQDGVFSEALDILEASLLEASASR, encoded by the coding sequence ATGACCCTGACCGAGCGGAAGAATGCCGCCATTTCCCGCGGCGTCGGCATGACGACGCAGATCTATGCCGATCGCGCCGAAAACGCCGAGATCTGGGATAAGGAAGGCAATCGCTACATCGATTTTGCCTCCGGCATCGCCGTGGTGAATACCGGCCACCGGCACCCCCGCGTGATTGCCGCCGTCAAGGAGCAGCTCGACCGCTTCACGCACACCTGCCACCAGGTCGTGCCCTATGAGAATTATGTCCATCTGGCCGAGCGGCTGAACGCGATCGTTCCCGGCGATTTCGCCAAGAAGACGATCTTCGTGACGACCGGTGCGGAAGCGGTCGAAAACGCCGTCAAGATCGCCCGCGCCGCTACGGGCCGCTCCGCCATCATCGCCTTCGGCGGCGGCTTCCACGGCCGCACCTTCATGGGCATGGCGCTGACCGGCAAGGTCGCGCCCTACAAGATCGGCTTCGGCCCCATGCCGGGCGATGTCTTCCATGCACCGTTCCCCGTGCCGCTGCATGGCGTGAGCGTCGAGCAATCGCTCGCCACGCTGAAGAAGCTGTTTGCCGCCGATGTCGATCCGCAGCGTGTCGCCGCCATCATTCTGGAACCCGTGCAAGGCGAAGGCGGCTTCTATCCCGCGCCGGCGGCCTTCATGAAAGCGCTGCGCGAGATCTGCGACCAGCACGGCATTCTCCTGATCGCCGACGAGGTGCAGACGGGCTTTGCGCGCACCGGCAAGATGTTCGCGATGGATCACCATGAGGTTTCGGCAGATCTCGTCACCATGGCAAAGAGCCTTGCCGGCGGCTTCCCGCTCGCAGCCGTCACCGGCCGCGCCGAAGTCATGGACGCCCCCGGTCCCGGCGGCCTCGGCGGCACCTATGGTGGCAATCCGCTTGGCATTGCCGCTGCCCATGCCGTGCTCGACGTCATCGCCGAGGAGGGCCTATGCGACCGCGCCAATCAACTTGGCTCGCGCCTGAAGCAGCGGCTGGAATCGCTGCGCGACAAGGTGCCCGAGATCGCCGACATCCGCGGCCCCGGCTTCATGAATGCGGTCGAATTCAACGACGCGACGACGAAGCTGCCGAGTGCGGACTTCGCCAACAAGGTGCGGCTGATCGCGCTCGACAAGGGTCTGATCCTTTTGACCTGCGGCGTCCACGGCAATGTCATCCGCTTCCTGTCGCCGCTCACCATTCAGGACGGCGTGTTCAGCGAGGCACTCGACATTCTTGAGGCATCGCTGCTGGAGGCAAGCGCCTCGCGCTGA
- the rpsA gene encoding 30S ribosomal protein S1, translating into MSVTSPSREDFAALLEESFAKNDLAEGYVTKGIVTAIEKDVAVVDVGLKVEGRIALKEFGARAKDGTLKVGDEVEVYVERIENALGEAVLSREKARREESWIKLEAKFEAGERVEGVIFNQVKGGFTVDLDGAIAFLPRSQVDIRPIRDVTPLMHNPQPFEILKMDKRRGNIVVSRRTVLEESRAEQRSEIVQNLEEGQVVDGVVKNITDYGAFVDLGGIDGLLHVTDMAWRRVNHPSEILSIGQQVKVQIIRINQETHRISLGMKQLESDPWDGIQAKYPEGKKISGTVTNITDYGAFVELEPGIEGLIHISEMSWTKKNVHPGKILSTSQEVEVVVLEVDPTKRRISLGLKQTLENPWAAFARNHPAGTEVEGEVKNKTEFGLFIGLDGDVDGMVHLSDLDWNRPGEQVIEEYNKGDVVKAVVLDVDVEKERISLGIKQLGKDAVGEAAASGDLRKNAVVSCEVIAVNDGGIEVKLVNHEDITSFIRRADLSRDRDEQRPERFSVGQVVDARVTNFSKKDRKIMLSIKALEIAEEKEAVAQFGSSDSGASLGDILGAALKNRNAE; encoded by the coding sequence ATGTCTGTAACTTCCCCCTCTCGCGAAGATTTCGCAGCTCTTCTCGAAGAATCCTTTGCCAAGAACGATCTGGCTGAAGGCTATGTCACCAAGGGTATCGTCACCGCCATCGAAAAGGACGTTGCTGTTGTCGACGTCGGCCTCAAGGTCGAAGGCCGTATCGCGCTGAAGGAATTCGGTGCACGCGCCAAGGACGGCACGCTCAAGGTTGGCGATGAAGTCGAAGTCTACGTCGAGCGCATCGAAAACGCACTTGGCGAAGCTGTTCTGTCGCGCGAAAAGGCTCGCCGCGAAGAAAGCTGGATCAAGCTCGAAGCCAAGTTCGAAGCTGGCGAGCGCGTCGAAGGCGTCATCTTCAACCAGGTCAAGGGTGGCTTCACCGTCGATCTCGACGGCGCTATCGCCTTCCTGCCGCGTTCGCAGGTCGACATCCGTCCGATTCGCGACGTCACCCCGCTGATGCACAACCCGCAGCCCTTCGAAATCCTCAAGATGGACAAGCGCCGCGGCAACATCGTCGTTTCGCGTCGTACGGTTCTGGAAGAGTCCCGTGCCGAGCAGCGTTCTGAAATCGTTCAGAACCTCGAAGAAGGCCAGGTTGTTGACGGCGTCGTCAAGAACATCACCGATTACGGTGCGTTCGTTGACCTCGGCGGCATCGACGGCCTGCTGCACGTCACCGACATGGCATGGCGCCGTGTGAACCATCCGTCGGAAATCCTGTCCATCGGCCAGCAGGTCAAGGTACAGATCATCCGCATCAACCAGGAAACCCACCGCATCTCGCTCGGCATGAAGCAGCTCGAGAGCGATCCGTGGGATGGCATCCAGGCCAAGTATCCGGAAGGCAAGAAGATTTCCGGTACCGTCACGAACATCACCGACTACGGTGCGTTCGTCGAGCTGGAGCCGGGCATCGAAGGCCTCATCCACATCTCGGAAATGTCCTGGACCAAGAAGAACGTTCACCCCGGCAAGATTCTGTCCACGAGCCAGGAAGTCGAAGTTGTCGTTCTCGAAGTGGATCCGACCAAGCGTCGTATCTCGCTCGGCCTGAAGCAGACGCTGGAAAACCCGTGGGCAGCATTCGCCCGCAACCATCCGGCTGGCACCGAAGTCGAAGGCGAAGTCAAGAACAAGACCGAATTCGGCCTGTTCATCGGCCTCGACGGCGATGTGGACGGCATGGTTCACCTCTCCGACCTCGACTGGAACCGTCCGGGCGAACAGGTCATCGAAGAGTACAACAAGGGTGACGTCGTCAAGGCTGTCGTTCTCGACGTTGACGTCGAGAAGGAACGCATCTCGCTCGGCATCAAGCAGCTTGGCAAGGACGCAGTCGGCGAAGCAGCCGCTTCCGGCGACCTGCGCAAGAATGCAGTCGTTTCCTGCGAAGTCATCGCAGTCAACGACGGCGGCATCGAAGTGAAGCTCGTCAACCACGAAGACATCACCTCGTTCATCCGCCGCGCCGATCTGTCGCGTGACCGTGACGAGCAGCGCCCTGAGCGTTTCTCGGTTGGTCAGGTTGTCGACGCTCGCGTCACCAACTTCTCCAAGAAGGACCGCAAGATCATGCTGTCCATCAAGGCTCTGGAAATCGCAGAAGAGAAGGAAGCCGTTGCTCAGTTCGGTTCTTCCGACTCGGGCGCTTCGCTCGGCGACATCCTGGGTGCGGCTCTGAAGAACCGCAACGCCGAATAA
- a CDS encoding FMN-binding negative transcriptional regulator, which yields MYQPPHHREDDLSTQHQLIRAHPLGMLITAGDGGLIANAVPFHLNTELSPKGTLQAHVARANGQWKEIAAGAPVLVVFQGADTYITPSWYATKRETGKVVPTWNYAIVQVRGAARTIEDPVWLRAQIGALTGENESDRQQPWAVEDAPPDFIAAQMKGIVGIEIDIETIDGKWKVSQNRPLADRQGVAEGLTTIDRTEAAEMADLVRRYSK from the coding sequence ATGTATCAGCCGCCACACCATCGCGAAGACGATCTTAGCACGCAGCACCAGCTGATCCGCGCCCATCCGCTCGGAATGCTCATTACGGCTGGTGATGGCGGGCTGATCGCCAATGCCGTCCCATTCCACCTGAATACAGAGCTTTCGCCGAAGGGAACGCTGCAGGCCCATGTGGCTAGGGCGAATGGCCAGTGGAAGGAGATCGCCGCAGGGGCACCCGTGCTCGTCGTCTTCCAGGGCGCCGATACCTATATCACGCCCTCCTGGTATGCGACGAAACGGGAAACCGGCAAGGTGGTGCCGACCTGGAACTATGCGATCGTGCAGGTTCGCGGCGCCGCGCGGACGATCGAGGATCCGGTGTGGCTGCGCGCGCAGATCGGCGCGCTGACGGGCGAAAACGAGAGCGACCGTCAACAGCCGTGGGCAGTGGAGGATGCGCCACCGGACTTCATCGCAGCGCAGATGAAAGGCATCGTCGGCATCGAAATCGACATCGAGACGATTGACGGCAAATGGAAGGTAAGCCAGAACCGGCCGCTGGCTGACCGCCAGGGCGTCGCCGAAGGCCTTACGACGATCGATCGTACGGAGGCCGCGGAAATGGCCGATCTGGTGCGTCGCTACAGCAAATAA
- a CDS encoding ribonuclease D, which yields MAATIRFHEGDISTEDAAHYTGAIAIDTETLGLVPRRDRLCLVQLSPGDGTADVIRIAAGQKQAPNLVAMLADPTHQKIFHYGRFDIAVLFHTFGVTTTPVFCTKIASRLCRTYTDRHGLKDNLKEMLDVDISKAQQSSDWAAETLSSAQLEYAASDVLYLHALREKLTQRLLRDGRMDYADDCFAFLPTRAKLDLLGWEEADIFAHS from the coding sequence ATGGCCGCCACCATCCGTTTTCACGAAGGCGATATTTCCACTGAGGATGCCGCCCACTACACCGGCGCCATTGCCATCGATACCGAAACCCTCGGCCTCGTTCCGCGCCGCGACCGGCTTTGCCTCGTACAGCTTTCGCCGGGTGATGGCACGGCTGACGTCATCCGCATCGCCGCCGGCCAGAAGCAGGCTCCCAATCTCGTCGCAATGCTCGCCGACCCGACGCACCAGAAGATCTTTCACTATGGCCGGTTCGACATCGCCGTCCTGTTCCATACGTTCGGCGTCACCACCACGCCGGTCTTCTGCACCAAGATCGCGTCGCGCCTCTGCCGCACCTATACCGACCGCCACGGCCTGAAGGACAATCTCAAGGAAATGCTCGACGTCGATATTTCCAAGGCACAGCAGTCGTCAGACTGGGCGGCGGAAACGCTTTCGTCGGCGCAGCTCGAATATGCAGCCTCCGACGTGCTCTATCTGCATGCGCTGCGCGAAAAGCTGACGCAACGCCTGCTGCGCGATGGCCGCATGGACTATGCGGATGACTGCTTCGCCTTTCTGCCGACGCGCGCCAAGCTCGACCTTCTCGGCTGGGAAGAGGCGGATATTTTCGCGCATAGCTGA
- a CDS encoding TIR domain-containing protein: MRPDEQLVFVSYTAADRERVSPIADWLVGAGIDVWMDFKRLKAGQNWDYEIRRALDQATVIVVFLSDKSVTKRGYVQREIKLALEKAEEKLIDDIYLIPVLLDDEVSVPREIRSVQFIRLSDESFQESLLDAIKHQLERVGVAIETAQNNSAVKWSFYTHHEFRDGIPGFDATYRMPRLSSETYPFVSQAGDLIRGDMFADLMEMRFLTLIPEVNHFNFGQDRYRRLNSVYANPQLPKMQGRVLSLVYQMHSYSAGAAHPNTHFQTYCFLCDPLCRIERLQKIFENPDNVFPILQADARSQLLARRREDEDVPAFEEEWVKTGTADWDCFRAFSFDEKGLEFHLAPYQVAAYAYGPQLLHIGYEKIVDHMSPIFKSALDIEYFPRVAT, from the coding sequence ATGCGTCCTGACGAGCAGTTGGTTTTCGTAAGCTACACAGCAGCGGACAGAGAGAGGGTCAGTCCTATAGCTGATTGGCTCGTTGGCGCGGGTATAGATGTTTGGATGGACTTCAAGCGGCTCAAGGCGGGGCAAAATTGGGATTACGAAATCCGTCGCGCGCTCGATCAGGCAACAGTCATAGTCGTTTTCCTATCCGACAAGTCCGTCACGAAGAGAGGCTATGTTCAGCGAGAAATCAAGCTCGCGCTTGAGAAGGCAGAGGAAAAGCTGATCGATGACATCTACCTGATACCGGTGCTGCTGGACGATGAAGTCAGCGTCCCTCGCGAAATTAGGAGTGTTCAATTCATTAGACTTTCCGATGAATCATTCCAAGAAAGTCTGCTGGATGCCATTAAGCATCAGTTGGAGCGCGTTGGCGTAGCAATAGAGACGGCTCAAAATAACTCGGCGGTAAAATGGAGTTTTTACACGCACCACGAGTTTCGAGATGGAATTCCGGGATTTGATGCGACCTATCGCATGCCCCGGCTTAGCTCCGAGACCTATCCGTTTGTTTCCCAGGCGGGTGACTTGATTAGAGGGGATATGTTTGCGGACCTCATGGAAATGAGGTTTTTGACGCTCATCCCGGAGGTCAACCATTTCAATTTCGGGCAAGACCGCTACAGGCGGCTAAACTCGGTGTATGCAAATCCTCAACTGCCCAAAATGCAAGGCAGGGTTCTGTCGCTTGTTTATCAAATGCATAGCTACTCTGCCGGTGCCGCTCATCCTAATACCCATTTCCAGACTTATTGCTTCCTGTGTGATCCTCTCTGCCGCATCGAACGGCTACAAAAGATATTTGAAAATCCCGACAATGTGTTTCCGATTTTACAGGCCGATGCGAGGTCTCAACTATTGGCCCGCCGCCGCGAAGACGAGGATGTACCTGCTTTTGAGGAAGAGTGGGTAAAGACTGGTACTGCTGATTGGGATTGTTTCCGGGCGTTCAGTTTTGATGAGAAGGGGCTGGAATTCCATCTGGCACCCTATCAAGTCGCAGCCTACGCTTATGGGCCTCAGTTGCTTCACATCGGCTACGAAAAAATCGTGGATCACATGTCTCCAATTTTCAAATCGGCTCTCGACATCGAATACTTTCCAAGGGTTGCGACATAG